The following coding sequences are from one Bacillus kexueae window:
- the fliE gene encoding flagellar hook-basal body complex protein FliE — MINGINSIAAASNTVAKTNNVNINNGSGSSFSTILKQSLETVNKAQIESDKLTNAFISGKPVELHNVMIASEKAGILLQTTIEVRNKAIEAYQEMMRMQV, encoded by the coding sequence ATGATAAACGGCATTAATTCGATTGCTGCTGCTTCCAACACAGTTGCAAAAACAAATAATGTAAATATAAATAATGGATCAGGTTCATCGTTTTCAACAATATTAAAGCAAAGTTTAGAAACAGTAAATAAGGCTCAAATTGAGTCAGATAAATTAACAAACGCCTTTATTTCTGGTAAACCAGTTGAATTACATAATGTTATGATTGCTTCTGAAAAAGCAGGCATTCTACTTCAAACGACTATAGAAGTGAGAAATAAAGCGATAGAAGCCTATCAAGAGATGATGAGAATGCAAGTCTAA
- the flgC gene encoding flagellar basal body rod protein FlgC — protein sequence MGIFQSLNISSTALSTQRLRMDVISSNIANMDTTRAEFNGESWEPYRRKMVVVEPKGESFSSYLQNAMKSTSKVGSGVKVTKIIEDETPFKLVYDPTHPDANEEGYVQLPNVDPLKEMVDLMSSTRAYEANVTAFNASKGMLMKALELGK from the coding sequence ATGGGGATTTTTCAATCACTTAATATTTCAAGTACTGCGCTATCGACACAACGGCTTAGAATGGATGTTATCTCTTCAAATATTGCAAATATGGACACGACGCGAGCTGAATTTAATGGCGAGTCTTGGGAACCATACAGACGGAAGATGGTCGTGGTGGAGCCGAAGGGTGAATCGTTCTCGTCATATTTGCAAAATGCCATGAAATCGACAAGTAAAGTAGGTAGTGGTGTAAAAGTGACTAAAATCATAGAAGATGAAACGCCATTTAAGTTAGTATATGATCCAACTCACCCAGATGCCAATGAAGAAGGTTACGTTCAATTACCGAATGTCGATCCATTAAAAGAAATGGTCGATTTAATGAGTAGCACTAGAGCATATGAGGCGAATGTAACTGCCTTTAACGCATCTAAAGGAATGCTCATGAAAGCATTGGAACTTGGTAAATAG
- the hslV gene encoding ATP-dependent protease subunit HslV has translation MSQFHATTIFAIHHKGECAMAGDGQVTFGNAVVMKHTARKVRKLFNGQVLAGFAGSVADAFTLFEMFEGKLEEYNGNLQRAAVELAKEWRSDKVLRRLEAMLIVMNRDHLLLVSGTGEVIEPDDGILAIGSGGNYALSAGRALKRFAGDHLTARDIAQSALQIAGEICVYTNENIIVEEL, from the coding sequence TTGTCACAATTCCATGCGACAACGATCTTTGCTATTCACCATAAGGGTGAGTGTGCAATGGCAGGAGATGGCCAAGTAACATTTGGAAATGCTGTTGTAATGAAACATACTGCACGAAAAGTTCGTAAATTATTTAACGGACAAGTGTTAGCTGGGTTTGCAGGCTCTGTAGCGGATGCCTTTACGTTATTTGAAATGTTTGAAGGGAAGCTAGAAGAGTATAATGGAAACCTCCAGCGAGCGGCTGTAGAATTGGCAAAAGAATGGCGAAGTGATAAAGTACTGCGTCGTTTAGAGGCTATGTTAATTGTAATGAATCGAGACCACCTACTACTCGTTTCTGGTACTGGTGAAGTGATTGAACCGGATGATGGTATATTAGCCATTGGGTCAGGTGGAAATTATGCGTTATCAGCTGGTCGAGCGTTAAAGCGTTTTGCGGGAGATCATCTTACAGCGAGAGATATTGCACAGTCCGCTTTGCAAATTGCAGGAGAAATATGTGTTTATACAAATGAAAATATTATAGTGGAAGAACTTTGA
- the trmFO gene encoding FADH(2)-oxidizing methylenetetrahydrofolate--tRNA-(uracil(54)-C(5))-methyltransferase TrmFO, whose translation MNDLIVNVVGAGLAGSEAAWQLAKRGIKVRLYEMRPVRQTPAHHTDKFAELVCSNSLRANTLTNAVGVLKEEMRHLDSVIISSADLCSVPAGGALAVDRHEFAQNVTNRVKGHPNVTVINEEITDIPEGPTIIATGPLTSPALSEKLRSLTGEEYLYFYDAAAPIIEKDTIDMNKVYLKSRYDKGEAAYLNCPMTEEEFNRFYDALITAETVPLKEFEKEIFFEGCMPIEVMAKRGKKTMLFGPLKPVGLEDPRTGKRPYAVVQLRQDDAAGTLYNIVGFQTHLKWGPQKEIIRMIPGLENAEIVRYGVMHRNTFINSPKLLKRTYQYKDRNDLFFAGQMTGVEGYVESAASGLVAGINAAHFVLGKELVEFPQETAIGSMAYYITSTNSKNFQPMNANFGLFKELPVKIKNKQERNEQHAKRALETIQKISKSLG comes from the coding sequence ATGAATGATCTTATCGTTAATGTAGTTGGAGCAGGGTTAGCAGGAAGTGAGGCAGCCTGGCAGCTTGCTAAAAGAGGTATAAAAGTACGATTATATGAAATGCGTCCGGTTAGACAAACGCCTGCACATCATACTGATAAATTTGCTGAACTAGTATGTAGCAATTCATTACGAGCGAACACGTTAACGAATGCTGTTGGCGTTTTAAAAGAAGAAATGCGCCACCTCGATTCTGTTATTATTTCATCAGCTGACTTATGTTCAGTTCCAGCTGGAGGCGCGTTAGCTGTAGACCGCCATGAATTTGCTCAAAACGTAACAAATCGTGTTAAAGGTCATCCTAATGTTACGGTGATAAATGAAGAAATTACAGATATTCCAGAAGGCCCTACAATTATTGCTACGGGACCACTTACATCCCCAGCACTTTCTGAGAAGCTTCGATCATTAACGGGAGAAGAATATTTATACTTTTACGATGCAGCCGCACCAATTATTGAAAAAGATACGATTGACATGAATAAAGTATATTTAAAATCCCGTTATGATAAGGGAGAAGCGGCATACTTGAACTGTCCAATGACCGAAGAAGAGTTCAATCGTTTTTACGATGCATTGATCACTGCTGAAACTGTTCCTTTAAAAGAGTTCGAGAAAGAGATTTTCTTTGAAGGATGTATGCCAATTGAAGTCATGGCAAAGCGTGGGAAAAAGACGATGCTCTTTGGACCACTAAAACCAGTTGGATTAGAGGATCCACGAACAGGGAAACGACCATATGCAGTTGTACAACTTCGCCAAGATGATGCAGCGGGGACGCTTTATAACATCGTTGGATTTCAAACACACTTAAAATGGGGACCACAAAAAGAAATTATTCGTATGATACCTGGTCTAGAAAATGCAGAAATTGTTCGTTATGGTGTTATGCATCGAAATACTTTCATAAACTCTCCTAAACTGTTGAAACGTACGTATCAATATAAAGACCGAAACGATTTATTCTTTGCGGGTCAAATGACAGGTGTTGAAGGATATGTTGAATCAGCTGCGTCTGGTTTAGTTGCAGGGATTAATGCTGCTCACTTCGTTTTAGGAAAAGAATTAGTAGAATTTCCACAAGAAACAGCTATTGGAAGTATGGCTTATTATATAACATCAACGAATTCAAAGAACTTCCAACCGATGAATGCGAATTTTGGTCTCTTCAAAGAATTGCCAGTGAAAATTAAAAATAAGCAAGAACGAAATGAACAGCATGCGAAGAGAGCATTAGAAACAATTCAAAAAATTTCGAAAAGTTTAGGGTAA
- the codY gene encoding GTP-sensing pleiotropic transcriptional regulator CodY → MALLEKTRTINAMLQNAAGKQVNFKEMAETLSEVIEANIFVVSRRGKLLGFGINKQIENERMKKMLEDRQFPEEYTKSLFNISETSSNLDVYSEYTAFPIENRELFKNGFTTIVPINGGGERLGTLILARLADQFNDDDLILAEYGATVVGMEILREKAEEIEEEARSKAVVQMAISSLSYSELEAIEHIFEELNGNEGLLVASKIADRVGITRSVIVNALRKLESAGVIESRSLGMKGTYIKVLNDKFLVELEKLKNH, encoded by the coding sequence ATGGCTCTTTTAGAAAAAACACGTACCATTAATGCAATGCTTCAAAATGCTGCTGGTAAACAAGTGAACTTTAAGGAAATGGCAGAAACATTAAGTGAAGTAATCGAAGCGAATATTTTCGTTGTAAGTAGACGTGGAAAGCTTTTAGGGTTTGGAATTAATAAGCAAATCGAAAATGAACGTATGAAAAAAATGTTAGAAGACCGTCAGTTTCCAGAAGAATATACGAAAAGCTTATTTAACATTTCAGAAACATCTTCTAACTTAGATGTATACAGCGAATATACAGCTTTTCCAATTGAAAACCGTGAACTTTTCAAAAATGGTTTCACAACAATTGTTCCAATTAACGGTGGGGGAGAAAGACTTGGTACGCTAATTTTAGCTCGTTTAGCTGACCAGTTTAATGATGATGATTTAATTCTTGCTGAATACGGTGCAACGGTTGTAGGAATGGAAATTTTACGAGAAAAAGCAGAAGAAATTGAAGAAGAAGCGCGTAGTAAAGCGGTTGTACAAATGGCTATTAGCTCTCTTTCCTATAGTGAGTTAGAAGCGATTGAGCATATTTTTGAAGAATTAAATGGAAACGAAGGCCTACTAGTAGCGAGTAAAATTGCCGATCGTGTAGGTATTACACGTTCCGTTATTGTAAATGCTCTTCGTAAACTAGAGAGTGCGGGAGTTATCGAATCTCGTTCTTTAGGAATGAAGGGAACGTATATCAAAGTTTTAAACGACAAGTTTTTAGTGGAATTAGAGAAGTTAAAAAATCATTAA
- the flgB gene encoding flagellar basal body rod protein FlgB, translated as MNIFSSTIQQLENGIQYASTKQKVISNNIANAETPGYKAKSVKFKDALQQEISKFEAYRTHEKHLSFSGVGSQSFEVYTRNQASYMANGNSVDIDQEMAEMAQNQIYYDALMERLNGKFNSLKSVIKGGQV; from the coding sequence ATGAATATTTTTTCGAGTACGATACAGCAATTAGAAAACGGAATTCAATATGCTTCGACAAAACAGAAAGTCATATCCAATAATATTGCAAATGCAGAAACACCTGGATATAAGGCGAAGAGTGTGAAATTTAAAGATGCATTACAACAGGAAATAAGCAAATTCGAAGCGTATCGAACACATGAAAAGCATTTATCTTTTTCGGGTGTGGGATCACAATCGTTTGAAGTGTATACACGAAATCAAGCTTCTTACATGGCGAACGGAAATAGCGTAGATATTGATCAAGAAATGGCTGAAATGGCCCAAAATCAAATTTACTATGATGCGTTAATGGAACGTCTTAATGGGAAATTCAATTCCTTAAAGTCTGTTATTAAAGGTGGTCAAGTGTAA
- the fliH gene encoding flagellar assembly protein FliH — translation MSNVYKRSIASNLDNPLTLPIRKIEVPIQKNEQEEKNEVNTYAMIETARKEADQIIQSAQAESEKMKEEIESQKLQWEQERKQLIEQANQQGYEEGFVAGKAAGLAQYETLIQQARDIVQVAEEDYQNKIESADEQILLIALKVAEKILNTQLTDSPDDFIPIVKNVIQEVKDYPEVTIAVHPDQYELIVFHKEEFKQLFTKPVHLYTVPDSSVTPFSVQIESPSGKIDGSIQTQIEQLQGKLLEFIREG, via the coding sequence TTGTCTAACGTTTATAAACGTTCCATCGCCTCTAACCTAGACAATCCGTTAACATTACCTATTCGAAAAATAGAAGTGCCGATTCAAAAGAATGAGCAAGAAGAAAAGAATGAAGTTAATACTTACGCCATGATTGAAACTGCTCGAAAAGAAGCTGACCAAATTATTCAATCAGCCCAAGCTGAATCCGAAAAAATGAAAGAAGAAATTGAATCGCAAAAACTGCAGTGGGAGCAAGAACGAAAACAGTTGATTGAACAGGCTAACCAACAAGGGTATGAAGAAGGTTTTGTAGCAGGTAAAGCTGCAGGATTAGCTCAGTATGAAACCTTAATTCAACAGGCGAGAGATATTGTTCAAGTTGCTGAAGAAGACTATCAAAACAAAATCGAATCAGCTGATGAACAAATACTTCTTATCGCCCTGAAGGTAGCAGAAAAAATATTAAACACACAACTAACAGATTCACCAGATGATTTTATTCCTATCGTAAAAAATGTGATACAAGAAGTGAAAGATTATCCAGAGGTGACGATAGCTGTTCATCCAGATCAGTATGAATTAATCGTATTTCACAAAGAAGAGTTTAAACAATTATTTACGAAACCTGTTCATTTATATACTGTTCCAGATTCGTCAGTCACACCGTTTAGCGTTCAAATTGAATCCCCTTCTGGCAAAATTGATGGCAGTATTCAAACTCAAATTGAGCAGTTACAAGGCAAATTACTAGAATTTATTCGAGAGGGGTAG
- the hslU gene encoding HslU--HslV peptidase ATPase subunit, which yields MRNHDLTPRQIVDRLDQYIVGQKEAKKAVAVALRNRYRRTLLQEKMRDEVVPKNILMIGPTGVGKTEIARRIAKLVGAPFVKVEATKFTEVGYVGRDVESMVRDLVETSVRIIKEEKMQSVKSQAEENANKRLLDLLVPSKKKSQPYKNPFEMIFGGNQAQETQHSTTDDDINREEKKREFAIKLANGELEHHEIVVEVEEQQPSMFDMLQGSGMEQMGMNMQDALSNLMPKKKKRRKMKVKDARQVLINEEAQKLIDMDEVTQIALERAEQSGIVFIDEIDKIAKSSKSSASADVSREGVQRDILPIVEGSTVVTKYGSVKTDHILFIAAGAFHMSKPSDLIPELQGRFPIRVELKKLTVDDFVRILIEPSNAILKQYQALLETEGIQLEFSDDAIRKIAEVAFQVNQDTDNIGARRLHTILEKLLEDLLFEAPDITLEKIQITPQYVEEKLDIIAQNKDLSQFIL from the coding sequence ATGCGGAATCACGACTTAACGCCTAGACAAATTGTTGACCGATTAGATCAATACATTGTAGGGCAAAAGGAAGCGAAAAAAGCAGTTGCTGTCGCTCTTCGAAATCGGTATCGTCGAACGTTACTACAAGAGAAAATGCGTGATGAAGTAGTGCCAAAGAACATTCTCATGATTGGACCTACGGGTGTAGGGAAAACCGAAATTGCTAGACGTATTGCAAAATTGGTTGGAGCGCCTTTCGTAAAAGTAGAAGCAACGAAATTTACAGAAGTAGGGTATGTAGGTCGAGATGTAGAGTCGATGGTTCGTGACTTAGTGGAAACGTCAGTTCGAATTATTAAAGAAGAAAAAATGCAGTCGGTAAAATCTCAAGCGGAAGAAAATGCGAACAAACGACTATTAGACTTATTAGTCCCTAGTAAAAAGAAAAGTCAACCGTATAAAAATCCGTTTGAAATGATTTTCGGTGGAAATCAGGCTCAAGAGACTCAACATTCTACTACCGATGACGATATTAATCGTGAAGAAAAGAAAAGAGAGTTTGCAATAAAACTTGCTAATGGCGAACTAGAACATCATGAAATTGTCGTTGAAGTTGAAGAACAACAACCTTCTATGTTTGATATGCTTCAAGGATCTGGTATGGAGCAAATGGGAATGAATATGCAAGATGCTCTCTCCAACTTGATGCCTAAAAAGAAGAAACGACGCAAGATGAAAGTAAAAGATGCACGACAAGTACTTATCAATGAAGAAGCTCAAAAGCTTATTGACATGGATGAGGTTACACAAATTGCATTGGAACGTGCCGAACAATCAGGTATCGTTTTCATTGATGAAATTGACAAAATTGCAAAATCAAGTAAGTCTTCTGCATCTGCTGATGTGTCAAGAGAAGGTGTGCAGCGTGATATTCTTCCGATTGTCGAAGGTTCAACTGTCGTGACAAAATATGGTTCCGTCAAAACCGATCATATTTTATTTATCGCAGCAGGTGCGTTTCACATGTCGAAACCATCTGACTTGATTCCAGAATTGCAAGGGCGTTTCCCAATTCGCGTTGAATTGAAAAAGTTAACTGTAGACGATTTTGTCCGGATTTTAATTGAGCCTAGTAATGCAATTTTAAAGCAATATCAAGCATTATTGGAAACGGAAGGTATACAATTAGAATTTTCTGACGATGCTATTCGTAAGATTGCAGAAGTTGCCTTCCAAGTCAATCAAGATACGGATAATATAGGAGCGCGTCGTCTTCATACGATCTTAGAAAAACTGTTAGAAGATCTATTATTTGAAGCTCCAGATATTACGTTAGAGAAAATACAGATTACGCCGCAATATGTTGAAGAAAAATTAGACATCATTGCACAAAACAAAGATTTAAGTCAATTTATTTTATAA
- the fliF gene encoding flagellar basal-body MS-ring/collar protein FliF → MNEKLKHLGANIRTFWQERTKLQKGSIIGSVVGIFAIIAILSIFLNQSNMAPLYTNLSLEETGKIKETLDARGIQSEITDNGQTILVPQEVADTLKVELAAEGIPNSGNIDYTFFGQNAGFGMTDNEFNMVKLETTQTELANLIKGIEGINDAKVMISLPSESVFVGETTEEATASIVLNIQPGYQLDQNKVNALYHLVSKSIPNLPTDNIVIMDQNFSYFDLKNENSPINSNIVSQLQLKKEIEQDIQMEVQKLLGTMMGQDKVVVSVTTDIDFTQENREENLVLPVDEENNEGIAISVERITEAYSGEGAEAGGITGTGDTDTVTNQEFAGEGAGEYERIEERVNNEVNRIRKEIVESPYKIRDIGIQVMVEPPDPNDATSLPAERVNDIEQILSTIVRTSINKNANEEPLSAEEIEEKIVVSVQPFTGKATFNSNEQTFAIPMWVYITFGAALLLIILLILLLIRRKKNAAVVEEDGDVAEEPIDIPNILEERQEAFDEVTVKRKQIEDMAKEKPDEFAKLLRTWLYED, encoded by the coding sequence ATGAATGAAAAATTAAAACATTTAGGAGCGAACATACGAACCTTTTGGCAAGAGAGAACAAAACTGCAAAAAGGGTCAATTATAGGTTCTGTTGTCGGTATATTCGCGATTATTGCAATACTTTCAATATTCTTAAATCAATCGAACATGGCTCCTCTTTACACTAATCTTTCTCTAGAAGAAACTGGTAAAATAAAAGAAACGTTAGATGCAAGAGGGATTCAATCAGAGATTACGGACAATGGACAGACGATTTTAGTGCCACAAGAAGTGGCGGATACGTTAAAAGTTGAATTAGCCGCAGAAGGAATCCCGAATAGCGGGAATATTGACTATACTTTTTTTGGGCAAAATGCTGGCTTTGGAATGACTGACAATGAATTCAACATGGTCAAACTTGAAACGACCCAAACAGAATTGGCTAACTTAATTAAAGGAATTGAAGGAATTAATGATGCAAAAGTAATGATTAGCTTGCCTTCTGAGTCAGTGTTTGTCGGTGAAACAACCGAAGAGGCAACAGCATCCATTGTGTTAAATATTCAGCCTGGATATCAACTGGATCAAAACAAAGTCAATGCACTATACCATCTTGTGTCAAAAAGTATTCCTAACCTTCCTACTGATAATATCGTCATAATGGATCAAAACTTTAGTTATTTTGACCTAAAAAATGAAAATAGTCCAATAAATTCTAATATTGTATCTCAATTACAACTTAAGAAAGAAATTGAACAAGATATCCAAATGGAAGTACAAAAGCTTTTAGGTACGATGATGGGACAAGATAAAGTGGTTGTTTCTGTAACTACTGATATAGACTTTACCCAGGAAAATCGTGAAGAAAACCTCGTGCTTCCTGTTGATGAAGAAAACAATGAAGGAATTGCCATTAGTGTTGAAAGGATTACAGAAGCATATTCAGGTGAAGGAGCAGAAGCAGGTGGAATAACTGGAACCGGTGACACGGATACAGTTACTAATCAAGAATTTGCTGGTGAGGGAGCAGGAGAGTACGAGCGAATCGAGGAGCGAGTCAATAACGAAGTTAACCGAATTCGAAAAGAGATTGTTGAAAGTCCATATAAAATTCGGGATATCGGAATTCAAGTGATGGTAGAACCTCCAGATCCAAATGATGCAACCTCTCTACCTGCAGAACGTGTGAATGATATTGAACAAATTTTATCAACAATTGTACGTACGAGTATAAATAAAAATGCAAATGAAGAACCTTTGTCTGCTGAAGAGATTGAAGAGAAAATTGTCGTATCAGTTCAGCCGTTTACTGGAAAGGCAACTTTCAATAGTAATGAACAAACGTTTGCGATTCCAATGTGGGTTTACATTACTTTCGGTGCAGCATTACTATTAATCATTTTATTAATCCTATTGCTAATTCGAAGAAAGAAAAATGCTGCTGTGGTTGAAGAAGATGGAGATGTAGCAGAAGAACCGATTGATATTCCAAATATTTTAGAGGAACGTCAAGAAGCATTTGATGAAGTTACGGTAAAACGTAAGCAGATTGAAGATATGGCGAAAGAAAAGCCAGATGAATTTGCGAAACTACTACGAACATGGCTCTATGAAGATTAG
- the fliG gene encoding flagellar motor switch protein FliG: MKKLTGRQKAAVLLISLGPDVAANVYKHLSEEEIEKLTLEISGVRKVDNEKKEEIISEFHDIALAQDFISQGGIQYARHILEKALGEEKAENIIYRLTSSLQVRPFDFARKAEASQILNFIQNEHPQTIALILSYLDAVQAGQILSSLPQEMQADIAKRIAVMERTSPEVINEVEQILEKKLSSTVTQDYSETGGIETVVEVLNGVDRATEKTIIEALEIQDPELAEEIKKRMFVFEDIVTLDNRAIQRVIRDAENEDLMLSLKVASEEVKEVLFRNMSSRMAETFKEEMEFMGPVRLRDVEEAQTRIVSVIRRLEDAGEIVIARGGGDDLIV; this comes from the coding sequence ATGAAAAAGCTAACAGGCCGGCAAAAAGCGGCTGTATTACTAATCTCCTTAGGACCGGATGTTGCTGCAAATGTGTATAAACATTTGTCAGAAGAAGAGATTGAAAAGTTAACGTTAGAGATATCAGGTGTTAGAAAAGTAGATAACGAGAAAAAAGAGGAGATTATTTCAGAGTTTCATGACATCGCACTTGCACAAGATTTTATTTCTCAAGGAGGCATTCAATACGCTCGACATATTTTAGAAAAAGCACTAGGAGAAGAGAAGGCTGAAAACATAATCTATCGTTTAACTTCATCTTTACAGGTAAGACCATTTGATTTTGCGCGTAAAGCGGAGGCATCTCAAATTCTGAACTTTATTCAAAATGAGCACCCGCAAACCATTGCACTCATTCTATCTTACTTAGATGCTGTGCAGGCAGGGCAAATTTTATCGTCACTTCCACAAGAAATGCAAGCTGACATTGCCAAGCGTATTGCGGTGATGGAACGTACTTCTCCTGAGGTTATTAATGAGGTTGAACAAATTCTTGAGAAAAAGCTATCTTCTACAGTTACACAAGATTACAGTGAAACTGGTGGAATTGAAACGGTAGTCGAAGTATTAAATGGTGTGGATCGTGCAACGGAGAAAACAATTATTGAAGCACTTGAAATTCAAGATCCAGAATTAGCTGAAGAAATTAAGAAGAGAATGTTCGTGTTTGAAGATATCGTAACATTAGATAATCGCGCAATTCAACGAGTGATTCGTGATGCGGAAAACGAAGACCTTATGCTATCTTTAAAAGTTGCTTCCGAAGAAGTAAAAGAAGTATTATTCCGAAATATGTCTTCTCGGATGGCTGAAACGTTTAAAGAGGAAATGGAATTCATGGGACCTGTTCGATTACGCGATGTCGAAGAAGCTCAGACAAGAATTGTTTCTGTCATTAGACGATTAGAAGATGCAGGTGAAATTGTAATCGCTAGAGGTGGAGGGGATGATTTAATTGTCTAA
- the xerC gene encoding tyrosine recombinase XerC translates to MEFVKKYLNLFVEYLQIEKNYSQYTIVNYVHDIEEFQSFLMEEGIHGLGDVAYRDIRIYLTKLHDKNFSRKSISRKVSSLRTFYKFLLREKFVTENPFSLVTLPKKELKVPDVLYYEELDQLFSVTDTNNPLGQRDQALLELFYATGIRVSECCQITLSDLDINVGTILVHGKGNKQRYVPFGQYASSAIKQYLNDGRQKLLSKLPPAEQHTSLFVNHRGKPLTPRGVRYILNELIKKAALTIHVSPHTFRHTFATHLLNEGADMRSVQELLGHEHLSSTQVYTHVSKEHLQKIYRSHHPRA, encoded by the coding sequence ATGGAATTTGTTAAAAAATATTTAAATTTGTTCGTTGAATATTTACAAATTGAGAAAAATTATTCACAATATACAATTGTGAATTATGTCCATGATATCGAAGAATTTCAGTCTTTTCTAATGGAAGAAGGAATTCATGGACTTGGGGATGTTGCCTATCGAGATATCCGAATCTATTTAACGAAATTACATGATAAAAACTTTTCTAGAAAATCAATTTCACGAAAGGTTTCTTCATTACGCACCTTTTATAAGTTTTTGTTAAGAGAAAAATTTGTTACAGAAAACCCGTTCTCACTCGTAACTTTACCTAAAAAAGAACTAAAGGTGCCTGATGTTTTGTATTACGAAGAGCTTGACCAATTGTTTTCGGTAACAGATACAAATAACCCCCTCGGTCAGCGTGACCAGGCCTTGTTAGAACTGTTTTATGCAACAGGTATTCGTGTAAGTGAGTGTTGTCAAATAACATTGTCTGATCTGGATATTAATGTTGGTACGATTCTAGTACATGGGAAAGGGAACAAACAAAGATATGTTCCTTTTGGCCAATATGCGAGTAGCGCAATTAAGCAATATTTGAATGATGGCCGCCAGAAACTATTAAGTAAGTTGCCACCAGCAGAACAGCATACAAGTTTGTTTGTTAACCACCGCGGTAAGCCGCTTACACCTAGAGGGGTTCGTTATATTTTAAATGAACTAATTAAAAAGGCAGCACTAACTATTCATGTTAGTCCGCATACATTTCGACATACCTTCGCCACTCATTTATTGAATGAAGGGGCAGATATGCGGAGTGTCCAAGAATTGTTAGGTCATGAACATCTTTCATCAACACAAGTATATACACATGTTTCAAAAGAGCATTTGCAAAAAATTTATCGCTCTCACCATCCACGTGCATAG